The Salvelinus alpinus chromosome 21, SLU_Salpinus.1, whole genome shotgun sequence genome has a segment encoding these proteins:
- the LOC139548645 gene encoding extracellular calcium-sensing receptor-like, translated as MCLWGWLWLLYCLHVPGSVWGLDGGGEGACRLIAKPVSGSVFRAGDVVIGGLFPIHVEAPLPEQEFRSIKGNSTCTIFNQRAYRWLQTMIFAVEEINRDPALLPNLTLGFLAADTCLSEGTTLGAALAMVTGKEASVVGTECGTTPEVPVIIGDARSSASIVVAQTLGPFDLPMVSYFATCACLSDTWRYPSFFRTVPSDAFQARGMAKLLRQLGWVWVGLLSGDGDYGKFGVQLLLQELQGSGVCVAYSEVIPKVPSKRQIRHIADTIRGSTARVVVAFVGFTGHSGALMEEVVRQNITDKQWIASEAWVTYSTIAAPKNLPSLAGTIGFALKKADIPGLGTFLTRLHPDGNYQKSDPFLWELWEEMFGCSLGVDLSVALSSRRQCTGSEVIREGESQYADVSQLRASYNVYKAVYAIAYAIQDMVACRPGDGVFNGGQCPDIRKLQPSQIVHYLRGVNFSTPVGESFHFDMNGDPPASYDIINWHVTPEGTAEFVQVGHFLSSEGSEDQFHIDMDKVVWGGGSGDEVPVSVCSADCPPGTRHAVQKGKSVCCFDCLSCAEGEISNTTGSAECIRCPERFWSNPDRTACIPQLVDFLSYSDTMGVILSVISVSGATLTAGALATFLYHRHTALVKANNSELSFLLLLSLKICFLCALVFIGQPKPWTCMLRHTLFGISFVFCISCLLSRTVVVLVAFRATLPGENLMRYFSPTQQRMGISLCTLIQVLICVLWLALAPPRPAERGNREGRGPRVVLECEVGSVVGFSLVLGYIGLLASLCLLLAFLARKLPDNFNEAKLITFSMLIFCAVWISFIPAYVSSPGKYTVAVEIFAILASSFGLLFCLFAPKCYIILLRPERNTKKHMMSK; from the exons AAGCCCCTCTGCCAGAGCAGGAGTTCAGGAGCATTAAGGGAAATTCTACCTGTACAAT TTTCAACCAGCGTGCTTACCGTTGGCTCCAGACTATGATCTTTGCTGTGGAGGAGATTAACCGTGACCCAGCCCTCCTGCCTAACCTCACCCTGGGGTTCCTGGCTGCTGACACATGCTTGTCAGAGGGTACCACCCTGGGGGCAGCCCTAGCCATGGTGACCGGAAAAGAGGCCTCCGTGGTGGGCACAGAGTGTGGCACAACCCCCGAGGTTCCCGTCATCATCGGGGATGCCCGCTCCTCAGCTTCCATCGTGGTGGCACAGACCCTCGGGCCGTTTGATTTACCTATG gTGAGTTACTTTGCCACCTGTGCGTGTTTGAGTGACACCTGGAGGTACCCCTCATTCTTCCGTACGGTACCCAGCGATGCCTTCCAGGCTCGGGGCATGGCCAAGCTGCTGCGTCAGCTGGGCTGGGTGTGGGTGGGACTGTTGTCAGGGGATGGTGACTATGGCAAGTTTGGGGTTCAGCTGCTTCTCCAAGAGCTCCAGGGATCTGGGGTGTGTGTCGCCTACTCTGAGGTCATCCCCAAG GTTCCGTCTAAGAGACAGATCAGGCACATTGCGGACACCATCAGAGGATCTACTGCCAGAGTGGTGGTGGCATTTGTAGGATTCACGGGTCATTCAGGG GCCCTGATGGAAGAGGTTGTCCGCCAGAACATTACAGATAAGCAGTGGATTGCCTCAGAGGCCTGGGTCACTTACTCTACTATCGCCGCCCCGAAAAACCTGCCCTCTCTTGCCGGGACAATCGGTTTTGCCCTGAAGAAAGCTGACATTCCCGGCTTGGGGACTTTCCTAACACGCCTCCATCCAGACGGGAACTACCAGAAGTCCGACCCCTTCCTGTGGGAATTGTGGGAAGAGATGTTTGGGTGTTCTCTGGGGGTTGACCTCAGCGTGGCGCTGTCGTCCAGGCGACAGTGTACTGGGTCAGAGGTCATAC GTGAGGGGGAGAGCCAGTATGCTGACGTGTCTCAGCTGAGAGCCAGCTATAATGTGTACAAGGCTGTGTACGCCATCGCCTACGCCATACAGGATATGGTGGCCTGTCGACCAGGGGACGGAGTCTTTAATGGTGGACAGTGCCCTGATATCAGGAAGCTTCAGCCCAGCCAG ATTGTTCATTATCTGAGGGGAGTGAACTTCAGTACTCCTGTGGGGGAATCTTTCCACTTCGACATGAATGGTGATCCGCCTGCCTCTTATGACATCATCAACTGGCATGTGACCCCCGAGGGGACGGCAGAGTTTGTCCAGGTCGGACATTTTCTGTCCTCTGAGGGATCGGAAGACCAGTTCCACATCGACATGGATAAAGTGGTGTGGGGTGGGGGCAGCGGAGATGAG GTCCCTGTGTCTGTATGCAGTGCTGACTGTCCCCCTGGTACCAGGCATGCGGTACAGAAGGGGAAGTCTGTTTGCTGCTTCGACTGTCTGTCCTGTGCTGAGGGAGAGATCAGCAACACAACAG GGTCAGCTGAGTGTATTAGGTGTCCAGAGCGGTTCTGGTCCAATCCTGATCGTACGGCCTGCATCCCCCAGCTGGTGGACTTCCTCTCCTACAGCGACACCATGGGTGTCATCCTGTCTGTCATCTCAGTTTCCGGGGCAACACTCACAGCCGGTGCCCTGGCCACCTTCCTCTACCACCGTCACACGGCCCTG GTGAAAGCCAATAACTCTGAGCTCAGCTTCCTGCTCCTGCTGTCACTCAAGATCTGCTTCCTGTGCGCGCTGGTTTTCATTGGCCAGCCAAAGCCATGGACGTGCATGCTGAGACACACCCTCTTTGGTATAAGCTTTGTGTTCTGCATCTCCTGTCTGCTCAGCAGGACTGTGGTGGTGCTGGTGGCCTTCAGGGCCACTCTGCCTGGAGAGAACCTGATGAGATACTTCAGCCCCACCCAGCAGAGGATGGGTATCTCACTCTGCACACTCATCCAG GTGCTGATCTGTGTACTGTGGCTGGCCTTAGCTCCACCCCGGCCGGCTGAGAGGGGGAACAGAGAAGGTCGGGGGCCGAGGGTCGTCCTGGAGTGTGAGGTGGGCTCTGTGGTTGGCTTCTCTCTGGTGCTGGGCTACATCGGCCTGCtggcctccctctgtctcctcttagCCTTcctggccaggaaactcccagaCAACTTCAACGAGGCCAAGCTCATCACCTTCAGCATGCTGATCTTCTGTGCCGTGTGGATCTCCTTCATCCCTGCCTACGTCAGCTCTCCTGGGAAGTACACAGTAGCTGTAGAGATCTTTGCCATCCTGGCCTCCAGCTTTgggctgctgttctgtctgtttgcTCCAAAGTGTTACATCATCCTTCTGAGACCAGAGAGAAACACCAAGAAACACATGATGTCCAAATAG